The Scyliorhinus canicula chromosome 17, sScyCan1.1, whole genome shotgun sequence DNA window tactctaaattttattttttttttaaataaaaaattgtccgccaccaccattcacggctgggtcTGATCCGATGGttatggaatcgcttagctctgttacTCGCTCCTTATCTGTTTGGCCTgcaaagtagtcctgtgttgtagcttggcGCCTCATTTTTacgtatgcctggtgttgctcctggcctgccctcctacactcttcattgaaccagggttgagcccctggcttggtggtaatggtagagtggggggatatgccgggccatgaggttacagattgtgctgATGGCCCACCGCACCTCATCGATGCTGGAGTCTTGAGCTGCTGGATCTGTCGgaggtctatcccatttagcactgaTGACAGTGCCACACACCGCGATGAAGGGCACCCTCAATGTGAAGTCGGGACTTTTATCGCCACGAGAACTTCATGGCAGTATCGGTGGTCACTGCTACTGAtacggtcatggacagatgcatctgcggttGAATACAACCGGAGGCTTTCTGGGCCGTTTCAGACAGCATGAATcgcgtgtaggccaggccagatcatagagcatagaatttacaatgcagaaggaggacattcggcccatcgagtctgcaccggttcttggaaagagcaccctacccaagcccacacctccatcctagccccataacccagtaactccatccaacactaagggcaattttggacactaagggcaatttagcatagccaatcaacctaacctgcacatctttggactgtgggaggaaaccggagcacccggagggaacccacgcagacacagggagaacgtgcagactccgcacagacagtgacccaagccgggaatcgaacctgggaccctggagctgtgaagcaattgtgctatccactgtgctaccatgctgccaagtccttccctaaaggacattggcgaGCCAGTagggtttttaagacaatcaacaatggtttttaatttggcttttaattccagatgcttcattgagtttaaattccacaatccaccatggtgggattcgaacccaggtccccagtgctggattactagtccagcgacaataccattcaccactgcctcccctgctgCCAGGTAAACCACAACTTCAGTCTCGGGTTTGACATCCTGGTCCTCAAATACTCGATTTGTCACTTTGCCAAAGTTTGAACTGGGAATGATGAATTTTAACTGAAGATAGGGAAAATGGCCAACATTTTCCAGGATTCCAACAGTGGGCAGGCGGTAAATGACAAATGATGGATGGAAAGCGTGGGAGATCCAACAAATCCAAGAAGGGCGGCACagaggctagcactgctgcctcacagcgccagggacccgggttcgattccagccacgggtgactgtctgtgtggagtttgcacgttctccccgtgtctgtgtgggtttcctctgggttgctCCCACggaccaaagatgtgccggttaggtggattggccatgaacaatGCATGAGGTCACGGGAGAATAGGACGAAGGGGataggcctgggtggggtgctcttttggagggtcagtgccgactcgatgggtccACTGGCCTCCTTgtacactgtaggattctatcgATACTAACTTGCAgacagtaatttttttaaaataaatttagaatacccaattattttttccaattaaggcgcaatttagtgtggccaatccacctaccctgcacatctttggtttgtgggggcgaaacccatgcagacacggggagaatgtacaaactccacacggacagtgacccagagccgggatcgaacctgggacctcggcgccgtgaggcagccgtgctaaccactaggccaccgtgctgccctactcgcAGACAGTAATGACGTACGCAGATTCTTCAGCATGGTCAAGACGATCTATggctgaagcattcaaaagggccCAACCCTTAGAACAACTGCTCCAGCGAGACTCTGCTTTTGACTGCAACGTCCTCAACTCCATTCCTCAATATCCAGTCTGGTTCAGTCTCAGTGCTCTCCGAGGGCAGAGCGAAAGCAAAACAATTGTTCGACAGCTGAAAAACAACACAGCCTCTGGAGCAGATGGAATCCCGACAGGAATTCTGAAACACGGCGGAGCTAGACTCCCGGCACGGCTGCACAATCttgcattactttttttttaaatttagagtacctaattcttttttttcccaattaagggacaatttagtgtgtccgatccacaccctgcacacctttttgggctgcggggggggggggagacccacgcagacatggggacaatgtgcaaactccacacggacagtgaccgggggccgggatcgaacctgggtcctcgtcgccctgaagcagcagtgctaaccactgcacacccCTACCACCCATCTCATattccttatttgggaaggcacATGTTGCTGGCAATTGCAGAGCAGTCTCCCTGCTGCCTGCCACAGGGACTCTTGTAGAAACATggagaataggagcaggaagaggccagtcggctccgccattcaatataatcatggttAATCATCGAacacccaactcaatagcctgatcccgccttcccccacatCTTAATGcccatagtgggcagcacggtagcatggtggttagcataaatgcttcacagctccagggtcccaggttcgattcccggctggatcactgtctgtgcggagtctgcacgtcctccccctgtgtgcgtgggtttcctccgggtgctccggtttcctcccacagtccaaagatgtgcgggttaggtggattggccatgctaaattgcccttagtgtcctaaaaagtaaggttaggggggggggggggttgttgggttacaggtatagggtggatacgtgggtttgagcagggtgatcattgctcggcacaacatcaagggccgaagggcctgttctgtgctgtactgttctattctattctattaaaaactgctttctgtggtagcgaatgccacaggccgaccactctctgggtgaagaaatttctcctcacctcagtactAAATGGTCTAACTCAGATCCTCagagcccctcctccccccgcccccaaccattaggaacatccttcttgcatctcaccctgtcagaattttataggtttctatgcgatcgtccctcattcttctgaactccagcaaatataataccAACTGATTCCATCTATCCTCTTATATcactcctgccatcccaggaatccgtctggtaaacctccctctatagcaagaacctCCTTCCTCAGATAGAGACCAAAacgggacacaatattccaggtgtggtctcactaactgAGCAAGACACCTCTGATCTTGTACTTGaattctctcgctatgaaggccgacataccatttggcatctttaccatctgctgcacctgcaagcttaccttcagcgactggtgtatgagAACACCCAGGCCGCTTTGCATACTCCCCTCTCCTAACTTAtcagatagtaatctgccttcctgtctttgctaccaaagtggataacctcacatttattcaacttataatgcatctgccattcaatcaacctgtctaaatcacactgaaggatctctgcatcctccacacagctcacgctcccacccagctttgacatttgcaaatttggagatattacatttagactcatctaaatcattaatatatactgtgaatagctggggtcgcaGCATCGATCGctgtgataccccactagtcactgcctgccatttggaaaaagacctgttaattcctatTCTTgtttgccaaccagttctctatccatctcaatacactgccACTCGTCTCATTTCAAGGATCCGCCTAAATCACCTTCTCTTGGTAACCAGAGAGCACCTTCCAGAGTGCAACCCCATCTACTAAGAGGCACCACAGATAGGATCTTCAGAGTGGAAACATGCAGAGAACAGCACCAAACATTTTGAAACCCACAAAAGCCTTTATCAATGTCAACGGTGAGATTTTAAACTGTATTCTCCTCAATTGCCCTCAGAAATTTTGTCACTATCCTCTACCTGATGACATGCAAGCCATCATCCTCAGCAACGGACAAAATGCTCAGAACCTATCTCAGtgaatagaattcatagaatttacagtgcagaaggaggccattcagcccattgagtctgcaccgggtcttggaaagagcaccctacccaaggtcaacaactccaccctatccccataacccagtaaacccaccctatccccataactcagtaaccccacccaacactaagggcaattttggacactaagggcaatttatcatggccaatccacctaacctgcacatctttggactgtgggaggaaaccggagcacccggaggaaacccacgcacacacggggaagatgtgcagactccgcacagtgactcaagccggaatcgaacctgggaccctgaagctgtgaagcgattgtgctatccacaatgctaccgtgctgcccattcatttgcccattcaatcaacctgtccaaatcacactgaaggctGGGATCAGACAAAGTCATgtcactgcaccaaccctcttccTCATTTTCCTCTCTCAACCTCACCTCCAGCAAATTACCCACCAGTCTGAGAACTGACAGGAAACCTACAACACCTTCAGAGCAAAACCATAATAAATCCAACCTCAGACACTGAGCTCCAGGGTGCAGATGAGTGATCCCTTTGAGAAATCCATCCAACTGCATTGATTCTGCAACCCTTAATACTCTCGCCTCACAAATATCTGGTGATTTTAAATTTTCTATTGGCCGAATCTGATCAGAATTCCAGATTTCACTATATTTTCTATGAAGTGATTTTTGACATTGCTCCTGAACAAATAAATATCACTGACTTGAACATTTAAAGGGTGACAATTGTTTTCCTCTTAACTGATTATGTAACAGAATTTAAAAACTATAATAATAATTTGAGTAAAACCCTGTGGAAGCTGGAAATGTGAAGTGAAAACAGAAAGTTGTGGAAatcctcagcaggtttggcaacttctgtgaagagagagagagttaacatttccaatgcaatctgattcttcttcagaactgagagTTTGCAGCGTTGTGATTTAATTTGACAAACATAATGAATGTGAACTTTGTGGTTCTTACAGATATCTGGCTGTCAATCTGATTTCAGGCCTCCCTCTGAACACTTTGCAAACTCAGCTCCAGCTCATTGTCCTTCACTAAAGACCCGGATAGAAAATCACCACCACAAAATGGCGGCGGCCACCGGCTGACCCGGGGGCTGTCACCGGGGAGAAAGTCCCGCCCACTTCCACTACCcataccaagatggccgccgcaggGCTCCGCTCCCTGAACAAAGGATACGTCTTCCTCTCCTAAAATGGCGGCGGCCGCCGGTTGCCCTGGTGCTGCCGCCGGGGAGGAAGCCCCGCCCACACACCCCTTCCCGTACCAAGATGGCCGTCCCGCGCTTTGTTCCGTGCACAACAGACCCGCCCTCCCCTTTCCCAAGATGGCGATCTGGGTTAAACCCAGACCCGGATTACACTCTTCCTATTGGTCGGGAGCCACCGTCAATCACTCCCCAGCCGTTGTGAGCTAGAGCATGCGCCGTGCGGGTATGAAGCTGGACTCAGGCGGGTGAGTGGAGGCCACAAacccccccaataagacccattggttttattgtcagtctgcagacaggagctggagaactgaacctaggcagaggagagggagggggaaaactgggagtggaggaaagaaatggtgagatgggtttgcatTTCAGctcagggaggagggagaagggagaagggagagtgtgtgggatggggatttacagatttgggggaacaagagaggaaataatgttccagagaaactagaattgcctgttcagaatttccttcctggactgacagtgatggcttttggtaaactccttttacaggatattggaaAGGAGAGGGTTTGCAGGTGAGATAAGGCCAGCCTACATTGCCAATCTCCAGTTGCCTCTTTGGAAATTgaacccatagaatccctgcagtgcagaaggaggccatttggcccattgagtctgcaccggccctccggcctctgaaagagcaccctatctctcCCACCCCTTCCCTGGAGCCCCAGCTAACCGGCCCATCTTtacaatgtgggaggaaaccggagcacctggaggacacccactgggtggcatagtggtattatcactggactagtaatccagagacccaggtgatACGCTGGGGaaccggggttcgaatcccagcatggcaggtggtgaaatttgaatgccagaaatattctggaattaaaagtcataaaagtcactgtctgtgcggaatctgcacgttctccccgtgtctgcgtgggtttcctcccacagtccacagatgtgcagaagGTTTGCCCATGGTAcgttgcacttagtgtccaaaaaaaaaggtaaggtggggttacctTACCCCATGGGCCTTCTTCACTGTGTGAAATCTGTGTGATTGTCATAAagccccatctggctcactaattcccttttagggaaggaaatctcgccgacatgtgacttcagaccacataataatgtggttgactcttaaatgccctcaatgaatgaattttaaaagtgtgcgaacaccacacagtcacccaattggAAGTTgaacccatagaatccctgcagtgcagaaggaggccatttggcccattgagtctgcaccggccctccggcctctgaaagagcaccctatctctcccacccctcccacctctcccaccctatctctcCCACCAcacagtgcttgccactgtgccaccattaatGGTGGGTTTTGTTGTTGAACAGCTGCAGTTGGTGTGGTGAAGGAGCTTTCGCATCTCCATCCAGTGACGCTGATATCCTGTGATATGTGTCCAACTCGACAAAAGCAGATGTAAAcaaacattctccccctgttttaaCAGTTGTTACACTTTGACACATAAGGTGATATCAGGGCAGAGGATCAAGAGTTTGGgcaaggaaatgaaaaatgaaaatgaaatgaaaatcgcttaatgtcacaagtaggcttcaaatgaagttactgtgaaaagcccctcgtcgccacattccggcacctgttcggggaggctggtacgggaatggtgtgctttaaaagccagctcattagccctgtgctaaaccagcctcgaaACCAGGTGGTAAGTTtgaaggagtgtcttaaaaggaGGAGCAAAGAAAGTTATACAGGTTGAGAAATTAGGCTACTCCAGAGCCTGTACATCTTGACACTGCTTCTAATGCTGGGAAAAGCAGTTAGAAACAGGAATGCTCGAGAGGCTGGAATTAGGTGAGCGCAGGGATGTCCAAAAGTTAGAATGATAGACTCCCTacggtgcaaaaggaggtcattcggcccattgagcccttggaaagagcaccctacttgagcccacgcctccaccctatccccgtaacccagtaaccccacctgaccttttagcctggccaatccacagaaccggcacatctttggccatgaaagggcaatttatcatggccagtccacctcacctgcacatctttggagagcacccggaggaaacccacgcaggggggagaaaatgcaaactccacagacagtcacccaaggccggaattgaacccgggtctctggcgctgtgaggcagcagtgctaaccactgtgccgccctggatACATAAAATTGGCTCCTTCATCCCCTAATGTCCGCACATCTCACTCTGTCTCTTCTCCCTTAGAGGTCAGAGTCCTGGTCCAGAGCAGATCGCAATTTGCCTTCACTGAAGATTAATGGTGAAAGAATTAAGTCTTTTCAACAATCTGGCAGTTTTTGGTTTTCATGGTCAATTTTCACCagcacctggggcagcacggtggcgcagtgggttagctctgctgcctcacagcgccgaggtccaaggttcgatcccggctctgggtcactgtccgtgaggagtttgcacattatccccgtatctgcgtgggtttcgcccccacaacccaaagatgtgcagggtaggtggattggccacgctaaattgccccttaattggaaaaaaatgaattgggtactctaaatttgtaaaacaaaaaaaaaaattttcaccacgtcccacaaatgaccagattcattcagctcaatttcacaacctacctttgtgtttttgtgggttctctctcactccctattttctgttttaaatcaaggGGAGAATTTGCAGTCGAGAAATGCAAACCGAACGTCGCAGCAGGATCTGACTTAAGAGTCGCTCAATTTATTGCAAGCTGAATATCaccggattttgaacatggaaggaaaaagcatcgttcacagttgggagaaaccgtacacgtgttctgtgtgtggacgaggcttcaaccgATCATCTGACCTGTCGAGGCACAAGCGaggtcacactgaggagaaaccgtgcaAGTGCGgagaatgtgggaaaggattcaatttTCCAGTTCAGCTGGAATCTCATCGGCGCagtcactctggggagaggccgttcacctgccccgagtgtgggaagggattcactctgtcaggcaacctgttggctcaccagcgggttcacaccgagGAGAGACCTTTCAAGtgcccagactgcgggaagtgctacaAAAGTTCCGGGGAGCTGAtgcgccatcaacgtgttcacaccgaCGAGAGACCGTTccggtgctctcactgcgggactgggttcaagcAATTATCTGACCTCACGGTGCACCAGCGGGtccacaccggggagaagccgttcacctgctccgattgcgggaagggattcactcagttggcCAAcctgctgacgcaccagcgcattcacaccggggagaggccgttcacctgcacagtgtgtgggaaggggttcaccACCTTATCCAACAAGCTGgagcaccagcgggttcacactggggagaggccgttcacctgcgccGTGTGTCAGAAGGGATTTGCTCactcatccaccctgctgaggcaccagcaagttcacaaagATGCATGAGATTACCACCACTCTCAAgccgctcaccaccctgacttggaaatatattggccattCTTTcgccgtcgctgggtcaaaaatcccggaactcccttccgaacagcacaATGCATGCTGACTACaccaccacatgaactgcagccggcttaagaaggcagctcaccaccatcttctcaaggggcaCTGAGGGATGGACACTAAATGCCGGGCCCGGTCGTATTGCATGGATGAATTTTAAAATGCTCTTAATCATATTTTAGACTGAACTATGTTAATTCTCTATATCTGCTGATGTCAATAAACTCCAGCCATATTATAGGGTTCTGGATAAAAGTTAAATAAATCAACTTTGTTTTACACACGCAGTTTGTCTTGTCGCGTCTTTTTAATATCTGTCACACTAATTGATTCCTTTTGAAgggctctccctctcccctgactccttcattctTACCTCCAACAATAGGTGCgaggaggtcgtggagcttctatGTCAAGAGGATTgaacaatccgatcagctgcctctgctgcttccatgAGCCCACTAGGCCAACTTTCTCTGAAGgattccccttcctcctccccactgAACTCACACCTCTCTGTGgtttctctcccagctcccctcaggCCCTCTCAGAGCTTATCTCACCCATGAGGCCCACCTCCTGCTCCATTGACCCTATTCCCACTAAACCGCTGGctacaggggtggcacagtggttagcactgctgcttcgcagagctcgggacccgggttcgattgcggccttggatgactgtgtggagtttatacatattccccgtgtctgtctgagtttcctccgggtgctccggtttcctcccacggtccaaagatgttcaggttaggtggattggccatgacaaattgcaccttagtgtccaaagatgtgtaggttaagtggggttacgggcatagggcggggaagtgggcctagggagattgcccttttggagggtcggagcagacgatgggccgaatggccgcctgtaCAGTAGGGACTCTGATACAAAATGTAATTCGAAATAGTATTAAATTCAAAGAAAAGGCAAAACAATTAGCAAGAAAaatcaatagacctgaggattgggaacagttaaaaattcagcaaaggtggatcaagggattgattacaaaggggaaaatacaatatgaaagtaagttagcagggaacataaaaactgacaaagTTTCTGTAGGTAggtaaaaagattgataaaaaccaaTGTAGGCCTTTTTGCAGTCAGAAATGAGGGAATTCATAACGGAGctcgaagaaatggctgaggtactaaattcgaactttgcttctgtcttcataaaggaagacatgaataatgtaccggaagttgtGAGAAACagattttagtgaggagctgaaggaaattaggattcgtagttttggggaaattagtaggattgaaggcggataggTTTCCAGGGCctgatcttcatcccagagttcttaaggaagtggccctagaaatagtagatccattggtggtcattttccatatTCTTTGGACACTGGAGGGGAACTGATATCCCCCCGCTattcaaaagggagggagagagaaaacggaactatagaccagtgagcccaaTGTCGGTAGTTGAGAAGTTGCTCAAGTcgccattatcaaggatttcggAGCACAGCATTTGGGAAGCAGTGGTACAATCAGACAAAGTCActgtggatttatgaaagggagagatcatgcttgacaaatctacaggaattctttgaagatataagtagtcgagttgaccagggagaactgctgGATGTGGTAcattttgactttcagaaggcttttgacaaggtctcacatggcagattattatgtaaagttaaagtgcaagaGATTGTGAGTAGCgtcctgagatggatagaaagctggttagcagacaggaagcaaaaagttggaataaatgggcctttttccgTTTGACAGGTAGTGACAAATGGGGTCCCGTAGGGATCTGTTTTAGGACCCCAACCGTTCACATTAATATTAAtgatgcagatgatacaaagttgggtgggagggtgagctgtgaggaggaatcggagatgcttcagcgggatttggacaggctgaatgagtgggcatatgcatggcagatgcagtataatgtggataaatgtgaggttatcagcttcgatagcaaaaataggaaggcagattattatttgaacaggtgtaaattgagagaggtagatactcaacaagaccttggtgtccttgtgcattagTCActaaaagtaagcgcgcaggtacagcaggcagtaaagaaggcaaatggtatgttggccttcatagcgagaggctTTGAGTATAGGGatggagatgttttactgcaattgtataggtgtGGTGAGGCCagtttgtgagcagttttggtgtccttatctgaggaaggatgttcttgctatggaggcagTGAAGGtgaaccagactgattcctgggatggcggactgccatatgaggagactaaattggttaggattatattcattcgagtttggaagagtgagaggggatctcatagaaactcacAAAATTCTCACAGGATTAGACAGGTTATGTTCATTAATAATTTTCCcgatggtggtggggggtcagaactaggggtcataaattgaggataagggtaaaccttttaggactgaggtaaggagaaatttcttcactcagagatggtgaatctgtggaatttgctgccacagaaagtagttgaggccaaaacactgtaatttcaagaaggaattagagatagctcttggggctaaagggatcaagggatatggagtattagaacatagaacagtacagcacagaacaggcccttcggccctcaatgttgtgccgagccatgatcaccctactcaaacccacatatccaccctatacccgtaacccaaccccccccttaaccttacatttattaggacactacgggcaatttagcatggccaatccacctaacccgcacatctttggactgtgggaggaaaccggagcacccggaggaaacccacgcacacaaggggaggacgtgcagactccacacagacagtgacccagccgggaatcgaacctgggaccctggagctgtgaagcatttatgctaaccaccatgctaccgtgaggcccctattgaacttgatgatcagccatggtcataaggaatggtggagcaggctcgaagggcctaatggcctcctcttgctttcattttctatgtatgtatgtaccGCAGCAGGAGCACCTCGTGCACATCTTCCCTCTGCACACCACCACTggacatcagccatgacctcattcaatggcggagcagacttgattggccgaacgACCcacttctgctccaatgtcttatggtctgaaccatatggggttttacaacaagcAAGAATGGTTTTAATTCCAGGTCGAATCGTTAAAGAGTTTTATAGTTCCTCTGTTCCTCTGACCATATTGTCGGtacacctacaccagatggaatggagtcgttcaagaaggtgactcaccttCATCCGGGAAAATTCAGGTTGGACAACAACTCTCAGATCCCgtgaataaaagaaaaagaaatcaggggcagcatgatggcgcagtgattagcactgctgtctcacggcaccgaaaaccctggttcgatcccagccctggtcactgttgtgtggagtttgcacattctccccatgtctgcatgggtctcaaccgccacaacccaaagatgtgcagggtaggtgggttggccacgataaatctacctggcaatgtggaaaattgcccaagtgtctcctgtacacaagaaacaggacaagaaacccagccaattaccaccctatcaatcTACGCTCCAtcaacagcaaagtgatggaaggagtcatcaacagtgaaatcaagggcggcatggtggcgcagtgggttagccctgca harbors:
- the LOC119951324 gene encoding zinc finger protein 239-like, with product MEGKSIVHSWEKPYTCSVCGRGFNRSSDLSRHKRGHTEEKPCKCGECGKGFNFPVQLESHRRSHSGERPFTCPECGKGFTLSGNLLAHQRVHTEERPFKCPDCGKCYKSSGELMRHQRVHTDERPFRCSHCGTGFKQLSDLTVHQRVHTGEKPFTCSDCGKGFTQLANLLTHQRIHTGERPFTCTVCGKGFTTLSNKLEHQRVHTGERPFTCAVCQKGFAHSSTLLRHQQVHKDA